From a single Nakaseomyces glabratus chromosome H, complete sequence genomic region:
- a CDS encoding uncharacterized protein (CAGL0H05313g~Ortholog(s) have cytoplasm, nucleus localization) produces MGFSRNFKGDSRKRPHSPDLYAIGEFKKSKLIEDLERLSLNDDVVSENNGLQIVDHNKFRRPHKDDTSHPGDRKWVITQIVDLMRAESLQVIPWIDYKQFAYNEWLKWYKIKLLSDDTLMIDIDNLLENDFYMRVEPTSNYRGQIEGNNETEDMDIDID; encoded by the coding sequence ATGGGATTTAGTCGAAACTTTAAAGGTGACTCAAGGAAAAGACCTCACTCTCCAGACCTATATGCAATTGGTGAGTTCAAGAAGTCAAAACTAATAGAAGATCTTGAAAGGCTCTCATTAAATGACGATGTTGTGTCGGAGAATAACGGACTACAAATAGTCGACCATAATAAGTTCCGAAGACCACATAAAGATGATACCAGCCACCCCGGTGATAGAAAATGGGTTATCACTCAAATTGTGGATCTTATGAGAGCAGAGTCACTGCAAGTTATACCTTGGATTGACTATAAACAATTTGCATATAATGAATGGTTAAAATGGtacaaaataaaactatTATCTGATGATACTTTAATGATCGATATTGACAATTTGCTGGAAAACGATTTTTACATGAGAGTTGAGCCTACAAGCAATTACAGGGGTCAAATCGAAGGAAACAACGAAACTGAAGATATGGATATTGATATAGATTAA
- the UBP16 gene encoding putative ubiquitin-specific protease UBP16 (CAGL0H05335g~Ortholog(s) have mitochondrial outer membrane localization), protein MLLVPILQTNKDLFKTIIDQLFYGFRRSNSFKAGVGLIGLLVSYIVYPSVKNILFSKNINGSLASRPDKYTTGLVNKGNYCYANSVIQALSSIDYFSDYINKFVIGIDENEISSAGLEKTDTEALLLHRALADLLRKLQMVIFEPTNADIKHLVSVLEWKVSGRLSRAQNDAHEFLQVLLEQLHVELSNSHKTSSCKFPFAGTIIESYKCLQCQHETAPKKSTFNIFEAPLPQKYEIDLNDVLMRNSNEIIDDYKCMVCLIRSVITLERAHGFSGTAESIKGKLLALEKKLPDITINEEFDIELQNYLDTYCKYGFKNNVARRSILKQCKFVNAPDIFVIHLSRSTYNGMTFTRNGCKVHFGETLDAFETVACSTSSNEFTKRVRYRLKSIVIHTGSHYSGHYQVLRRKPIIMKSKVSGDIVNTGTTIGEKKPTVMDSNFRRMKSTTIYPFWLISDTNVKEKRISDIVNEQKSVYMLFYERIL, encoded by the coding sequence ATGCTTTTGGTCCCAATACTACAAACAAACAAGGACCTCTTTAAAACTATAATAGATCAATTGTTTTATGGCTTTCGAAGATCAAATTCATTTAAGGCTGGAGTAGGCCTGATTGGTTTATTGGTCAGTTATATTGTTTATCCGTCAGTGAAGAATATACTATTtagcaaaaatattaatggATCTTTAGCAAGTAGGCCTGATAAATACACTACTGGCTTGGTTAATAAAGGGAATTATTGTTATGCAAATTCAGTAATACAAGCCCTTTCTTCGATAGATTATTTTAGTGattatatcaataaatttgttattggtattgatgaaaatgaaatatctTCAGCTGGTTTGGAGAAGACAGATACCGAAGCATTGTTGTTACACAGGGCTCTTGCAGACCTTCTTAGGAAGTTGCAAATGGTAATATTTGAACCTACAAATGCTGATATTAAACATCTAGTAAGCGTTCTAGAATGGAAGGTTAGTGGAAGGCTGTCTAGGGCTCAGAATGATGCACACGAGTTTTTGCAGGTACTGCTTGAACAACTCCATGTGGAACTATCAAACTCTCATAAAACTAGCTCATGCAAATTCCCTTTTGCTGGTACAATAATTGAGAGTTACAAGTGCTTGCAGTGTCAACATGAGACTGCACCAAAGAAATCAACTTTTAACATATTCGAAGCACCTCTGCCCCAAAAGTATGAAATAGATCTCAATGATGTATTAATGCGTAATAGtaatgaaattattgaCGATTATAAGTGTATGGTATGTTTGATCAGATCAGTAATAACACTAGAGAGAGCACATGGTTTTAGTGGAACTGCAGAATCAATCAAAGGCAAACTTTTGGCTTTAGAAAAAAAGCTGCCCGATATTACGATTAATGAGGAATTTGACATTGAATTACAAAATTACTTAGATACTTATTGCAAATATGGctttaaaaataatgttgCTCGGAGGAGTATCCTGAAACAGTGCAAATTTGTTAATGCACCAGATATTTTCGTTATTCACTTATCTAGATCGACATACAATGGGATGACATTTACCAGAAATGGATGCAAAGTTCATTTTGGTGAAACTTTGGATGCATTTGAAACAGTGGCATGTTCCACAAGCTCGAATGAATTTACGAAAAGAGTAAGATATAGACTTAAAAGTATTGTCATACACACAGGAAGCCATTACAGTGGCCACTATCAGGTGTTGCGACGTAAGCCTATTATAATGAAGAGCAAAGTGTCAGGGGACATTGTTAATACTGGCACCACAATTGGTGAAAAGAAGCCAACTGTGATGGATAGTAATTTCAGGCGTATGAAGTCTACTACGATATATCCTTTCTGGTTGATCTCTGACACTAACGTAAAAGAGAAGCGCATTTCTGATATTGTTAACGAACAGAAATCAGTGTATATGTTGTTTTATGAGAGAATATTGTAG
- the YTA6 gene encoding putative AAA family ATPase YTA6 (CAGL0H05357g~Ortholog(s) have cell cortex localization) produces MIGPEKFAIPSGFSLEQSLNLLHSIARDQYQNLRNNLNIAIEKKDNIELPRLSKSLESLLYYVNDGMKRIEKAFKLKTNILTVGENDSTLKESVEDLQLLGYDIRLARRDAQLTLNGIEDQANGRSLTKLWRRNSTRKIKNESLDDSTAIKEAERILENRKRKLAEKQELERKRLLELENQRKKLMDLQVRQQVDLEVASKLEEEELKRKELELLEREREERLAREKALKEQEEAKLKEMEEQERLRKEVQRQIELHKEQERKERERQEKLERQKEVELTSVSNRGKKQVSSSNDRSDIVMNRRSIDMGSANRDHDRQTERKNNGFHIGRAAQVAWTQFQPDDIRKRYPVSTATTMLKKPVSTIPKLQSYHAPKKRYEYTKPVINRVHIKAPKKAQTSVATDSNSREVFTKAIRRTKSQSAPSSPVLADQPRRSVDSKRPAKSSESPKRYMNERIQSVMDTLEGVDKMACEHILNDILVVDEKVYWDDIAGLRNAKNSLKEAVVYPFLRPDLFKGLREPIRGMLLFGPPGTGKTMIAKAVATESNSVFFSISASSLLSKYLGESEKLVRALFYLAKRLAPSIIFIDEIDSLLTARSDNENESSRRIKTEVLIQWSSLSNIVAQNENSGGLSDNRVLVLAATNLPWAIDEAARRRFSRRVYIPLPDYDTRLMHITKLLSKQPNNLTISEYEEVARMTEGYSGSDLTALAKEAAMEPIREVGDRLMDIKNETIRGVTFEDFKNALATTKKSVSQQSLKQFDDWSTEYGSTGV; encoded by the coding sequence ATGATAGGGCCGGAGAAGTTTGCCATACCGAGTGGATTCTCATTAGAGCAGTCTTTGAATTTACTTCATTCCATAGCTAGAGACCAATACCAAAACCTAAGAAACAATTTAAATATCGCTATTGAGAAAAAGGACAACATTGAACTGCCAAGACTCTCAAAATCCTTGGAATCTCTCCTGTATTATGTAAATGATGGTATGaagagaattgaaaaagcgTTTAAACTAAAGACTAATATACTTACAGTTGGCGAAAATGACTCGACGTTGAAGGAAAGCGTAGAGGATCTTCAACTTTTAGGATACGATATTAGATTGGCCAGGAGAGATGCTCAACTAACGTTGAATGGTATAGAAGATCAAGCCAATGGAAGATCATTGACAAAACTCTGGAGACGTAACAGCACcagaaagataaaaaatgaaagcTTAGATGATTCTACTGCCATCAAAGAAGCAGAGAGAATACTGGAAAATAGAAAACGTAAGTTAGCTGAGAAACAAGAGCTTGAGAGAAAGAGACTTCTAGAGCTAGAAAAtcagagaaagaaattaatgGACCTACAGGTAAGACAGCAAGTTGATCTTGAAGTTGCAAGTAAgttggaagaagaggaaTTAAAACGTAAGGAATTAGAGCTACTTGAAAGGGAGAGGGAAGAGAGATTGGCCAGAGAGAAGGCCttaaaagaacaagaagaggCTAAACTGAAAGAGATGGAAGAGCAGGAAAGGCTACGAAAAGAGGTTCAACGTCAGATTGAACTTCATAAAGAGCAGGAGaggaaagaaagagagcggcaagaaaaacttgaaagaCAGAAAGAAGTTGAGCTAACATCAGTAAGTAACAGAGGTAAAAAGCAAGTGTCAAGTTCTAATGACCGTTCTGATATAGTGATGAACAGGAGGTCTATTGATATGGGTTCGGCTAATAGAGATCATGACAGGCAAACAGAGAGAAAGAATAATGGCTTTCATATTGGAAGAGCAGCACAAGTAGCCTGGACACAATTCCAACCTGATGATATTCGCAAAAGGTATCCTGTTAGTACTGCTACAACTATGCTAAAAAAGCCTGTTTCAACCATACCAAAGTTGCAGTCATATCATGctccaaaaaaaagatatgaaTACACAAAACCTGTTATTAATAGGGTTCATATCAAAGCACCTAAAAAGGCACAAACGTCGGTAGCAACAGATAGTAATTCTAGGGAAGTCTTCACTAAAGCTATTAGACGGACGAAGTCTCAAAGTGCTCCTTCATCGCCAGTATTAGCAGATCAGCCTAGAAGATCGGTAGATAGCAAGAGGCCAGCAAAAAGTTCAGAGTCTCCTAAACGTTACATGAACGAAAGAATTCAGAGTGTCATGGATACCTTGGAAGGAGTTGATAAAATGGCTTGTGAACATATACTAAACGACATTTTAGTAGTAGATGAAAAGGTCTACTGGGATGATATAGCAGGTTTACGAAACGCCAAAAACTCACTAAAAGAGGCTGTTGTATATCCATTTCTAAGACCGGATTTGTTTAAGGGTTTAAGGGAACCTATAAGAGGTATGCTTTTATTTGGGCCACCAGGTACAGGGAAAACAATGATTGCAAAAGCAGTTGCTACCGAATCTAATTCAGTCTTCTTTAGTATTAGCGCATCCTCATTACTTTCTAAATATTTGGGTGAATCAGAAAAGCTAGTAAGAGCGCTATTCTACTTGGCAAAAAGATTAGCACCTTCTATAATCTTTATTGATGAGATTGATTCGTTACTAACAGCCAGATCcgataatgaaaatgaatcATCACGAAGAATAAAAACTGAGGTTTTGATTCAATGGTCCTCGTTATCCAATATTGTTGCTCAGAACGAAAACTCTGGAGGGCTCTCTGATAACAGGGTATTAGTTTTGGCAGCTACAAATCTACCCTGGGCTATTGATGAGGCTGctagaagaagattttCTAGAAGAGTATACATACCTTTACCTGATTACGACACTAGATTGATGCATATCACCAAACTACTATCTAAACAACCCAACAACTTGACAATAAGCGAATACGAAGAGGTAGCCAGGATGACAGAGGGATATTCCGGATCGGACTTAACTGCACTAGCAAAGGAAGCAGCCATGGAACCCATCAGGGAAGTTGGTGATCGCCTGATGGATATTAAAAATGAGACCATTAGAGGGGTAACATTTGAAGACTTTAAAAACGCACTAGCTACCACTAAAAAAAGTGTGTCACAACAATCTTTGAAGCAGTTTGATGATTGGTCGACTGAATATGGAAGCACTGGGGTCTAA
- the GCR1 gene encoding transcription regulator GCR1 (CAGL0H05379g~Ortholog(s) have RNA polymerase II core promoter proximal region sequence-specific DNA binding, transcriptional activator activity, RNA polymerase II core promoter proximal region sequence-specific binding activity): MNFLGLSPITKGDTTNVSKTNKADEESVSNLNRGMSAPSLSTSIFAMPRTIPTTNNDKQKQNWNVISENQTNPAQETIDARKFNEDATSPKQVDITNNKLKSLLLKQEEHSNINSADTTTNFYAISQYILQSYFKANSSDLASLKLVDLIVDQTYQDSLTLRKLNETTAMQPYQYFNTVSRNPDISRCPIFALAVYFVIRWSHPNPPITINNYHLISLLDSNFIDPNAKLVNNENPDHQQLSQNTKILRSEIFHPSPDMIELVFPWLPALKQDMLLIDRTNYKLFSLCELFEFMGKVIIQDLRYLSQHSMLLPKIVEFISKFIPELFENEQFKSSSEDEFMMERQGSDFQPNSYDTNLQSISREGTQNGYINNSVLEKMIESQFVSLSKKLTTENIRLSQEITQLKSDLNSVTSMCNQILQLQRKIANGENQTRDRSMGNSVNGEGNIIILDKNALNSQLINQLVHSADDTSQQKGLESSQLAPIGTFNSLQSKLQNSEAQKRKLPFPSHQAATSNIVNVPMNNANGGASPYSPSINMQPDSPYNKRYRLEDKSTPSQNALDSLLSKSVASPRVGGSSVNGSNIMDSPRSNRNNSIDKKFFMTGQYNSPGGNQGTFTDGSFNRILSDIPYKAASREETIIKPLSPNVPILPVNTTISHRRQQGALKKLVERPTLPITESTTSLPPSPDAQSAIDSNQLPKPQLASRASTIVDPDLSVEVMHTIPAPGHSNLQHTLEKGYEGKSSRDDIEKNKKMETQKRRKGDGASKPEHLPPLKYKLSRDNKTIWDLYAEWYIGLNGQPSIRKLIEDYGYRRWKVSDDSHFFPTRRVIIDYIETECDRGIKLGRFTNPNQPREDIRKIIVGDLERFRINNALTLNSLSVYFRKLIKENNEICIFENFNNWQVRAMTEEEKIRYCKRQHGPADRNVTTTNESHSSVTDSQRPNMIAKQTFNNPIENPTTTSIERESSSSSEKNSSPRQEDAEVGNTLPKNADADDDRNNEHNDNVTNNEFNDKDETA, from the coding sequence ATGAACTTTCTTGGACTATCGCCGATTACAAAAGGTGATACTACGAATGTATCAAAAACCAATAAAGCTGATGAAGAGTCTGTTTCTAATTTGAATAGGGGTATGTCAGCACCAAGCTTGAGTACATCTATATTTGCTATGCCTAGAACTATTCCAACAACTAATAATGACAAACAGAAGCAAAACTGGAATGTAATATCTGAAAACCAAACAAACCCAGCTCAAGAGACTATCGATGCTAGGAAATTCAATGAAGATGCAACCTCGCCTAAACAAGTCGACATTACTaacaataaattaaaatcattattattaaaacAGGAGGAACATTCGAATATAAATTCAGCTGATACTACGACAAACTTCTATGCCATATCACAATATATTCTCCAATCATATTTCAAGGCGAATTCAAGTGACTTAGCATCTTTAAAATTAGTGGACTTAATAGTCGATCAGACATATCAAGATTCATTAACGTTGCGAAAATTAAATGAAACTACAGCAATGCAACCGTACCAATATTTCAACACAGTGTCCAGAAACCCTGATATCTCAAGATGCCCAATATTTGCGCTAGCAGTGTATTTTGTGATTAGATGGAGCCATCCCAATCCGCCAATTACAATTAACAACTATCATTTAATTTCACTTTTAGATTCCAACTTTATTGATCCAAATGCGAAACTAGTGAATAACGAAAATCCAGATCACCAGCAGTTAAGTCAAAATACTAAAATTCTTAGATCTGAAATTTTCCACCCATCTCCAGATATGATTGAGTTAGTTTTCCCATGGCTACCAGCTCTTAAACAGGATATGTTATTAATAGACAGGACAAACTACAAATTGTTTTCTCTCTGTGAACTGTTCGAGTTCATGGGCAAGGTAATAATACAAGATTTACGGTACCTAAGTCAGCATAGCATGCTACTGCCTAAAATTGTGGAATttatatcaaaattcaTTCCTgaactttttgaaaatgagCAATTCAAATCAAGCTCAGAAGATGAATTTATGATGGAAAGACAGGGCTCGGATTTTCAACCCAATTCCTACGATACAAACCTACAGAGCATTTCAAGAGAAGGAACACAAAATGgatatattaataatagCGTTCTAGAAAAGATGATAGAATCTCAGTTCGTTTCACtgtcaaaaaaattgacCACAGAAAACATAAGACTAAGCCAAGAAATAACGCAGCTGAAATCTGACCTAAATTCTGTGACTTCCATGTGTAATCAAATCTTGCAACTTCAAAGGAAGATTGCTAATGGTGAAAACCAAACTAGAGATAGAAGCATGGGAAACTCAGTTAATGGGGAAGGaaacattattattttagaCAAAAATGCATTAAATTCCCAGCTCATTAATCAGTTGGTTCACTCAGCAGATGATACCTCCCAACAGAAGGGGCTAGAAAGTTCACAATTGGCACCAATTGGAACATTCAACTCTCTTCAAAGTAAGCTACAGAATTCTGAAGCTCAAAAAAGGAAGCTACCATTTCCGAGTCATCAGGCTGCTACTAGCAATATCGTAAATGTGCCTATGAATAATGCAAACGGTGGGGCTAGTCCATATTCTCCTTCCATAAATATGCAGCCTGACTCACCTTATAACAAGAGGTATAGACTGGAGGATAAATCAACACCCTCACAAAATGCACTTGATTCATTGCTATCTAAGTCTGTTGCAAGTCCAAGAGTTGGAGGATCTAGCGTTAACGGATCTAACATTATGGATTCCCCTCGTAGTAATAGGAACAATtctattgataaaaaatttttcatgaCAGGTCAATATAACTCACCTGGTGGAAATCAAGGTACGTTCACAGATGGAAGTTTTAATCGTATTTTAAGCGATATTCCATACAAAGCAGCCTCAAGAGAGGAAACTATAATCAAGCCATTATCACCAAATGTCCCAATACTGCCTGTCAATACCACAATTTCACATAGAAGACAGCAAGGTGCTCTAAAAAAACTTGTTGAAAGGCCTACGTTACCTATAACGGAGTCAACCACTAGTTTACCACCATCTCCTGATGCTCAATCAGCCATAGACAGCAATCAATTACCTAAACCTCAATTAGCATCAAGAGCTAGCACCATTGTAGATCCTGATTTATCAGTCGAAGTCATGCATACTATACCCGCCCCTGGACATTCCAATTTACAACATACTCTGGAAAAAGGATATGAAGGGAAATCATCAAGGGATGAtatagaaaagaataagaaaatgGAAACACAAAAAAGGAGAAAAGGAGATGGGGCTTCTAAACCAGAACACTTGCCACCTCTCAAATACAAATTGTCTAGAGACAATAAAACAATATGGGATTTATATGCCGAATGGTATATCGGCTTAAATGGCCAACCTTCTATTAGAAAGCTCATTGAAGACTATGGGTATAGGCGCTGGAAAGTTAGTGATGACTCCCATTTTTTCCCGACAAGAAGAGTGATTATTGATTATATCGAGACTGAATGTGATCGTGGTATTAAATTAGGTAGATTCACCAACCCGAATCAACCTCGAGAAGATATTAGAAAGATAATTGTTGGTGATCTGGAAAGGTTTAGGATCAACAATGCACTGACTTTAAACTCTTTGTCAGTTTACTTCCGTAAATTgatcaaagaaaataatgagATATGCATATTCGAGAACTTCAATAACTGGCAAGTACGAGCAATGACGGAGGAAGAGAAGATACGTTACTGTAAACGTCAACATGGGCCTGCGGATAGAAATGTTACCACGACTAACGAATCACATTCTTCAGTTACTGATAGCCAAAGACCTAACATGATTGCAAAGCAAACTTTCAATAACCCGATAGAGAATCCAACTACAACTAGTATAGAGAGGGAAAGTTCAAGCTCTTCCGAAAAAAACAGTTCCCCTAGGCAAGAAGATGCTGAGGTTGGTAATACCTTACCAAAAAATGCTGATGCAGATGATGATAGGAACAATGAGCATAATGACAATGTTACGAATAATGAATTTAACGACAAGGACGAGACAGCGTAG
- the GPI2 gene encoding phosphatidylinositol N-acetylglucosaminyltransferase (CAGL0H05401g~Ortholog(s) have role in GPI anchor biosynthetic process and glycosylphosphatidylinositol-N-acetylglucosaminyltransferase (GPI-GnT) complex localization) — protein MSKAPWERKLWKQQDYPDNHTDSEFYVLLKEIQASKYNNADRQIIDQRIIRQDFLSFYHLVMNTSFVYVVFCYLYYYERDPLPPCIGMTALVTLLYVVNQRSHRLLTFKSSMLITFTMLILSPVIKSLSRTSASDSIWTLSFWLSVSYLYVNSSSKTENNTPTNLSTNILLANVAVLASRLPTTTEVFCFMLLCVEINIVLPTLVSPHNILFSLGTHITVYTFVTTTLGITYMVSTLAVAIAFQLLFPKWFIYWKLHYHRYDNALLSGWDPAKPIIDR, from the coding sequence ATGTCAAAAGCACCTTGGGAGAGGAAATTGTGGAAACAACAAGATTATCCAGATAACCATACTGATTCCGAATTTTATGTACTTTTGAAAGAGATACAAGCTAGCAAATACAACAATGCAGACAGACAGATCATAGATCAACGAATAATAAGACAAGatttcttgtctttctACCACTTGGTAATGAATACTTCCTTTGTCTATGTGGTTTTTTGCTACCTATACTACTACGAAAGAGACCCTCTACCGCCCTGTATTGGAATGACTGCCTTAGTAACATTATTATATGTGGTGAACCAGAGAAGTCATCGGCTCTTGACTTTCAAATCATCGATGCTCATTACTTTTACAATGCTAATCCTCTCACCCGTGATCAAGTCACTATCTAGGACTTCGGCGTCAGATTCAATTTGGACATTATCCTTCTGGCTCTCTGTGTCGTACTTATATGTCAACTCATCTTCGAAAACAGAGAATAATACACCAACAAATTTGtcaacaaatatattactGGCTAATGTCGCAGTGCTTGCATCAAGATTACCTACCACAACGGAGGTATTTTGTTTCATGTTGCTATGTGTTGAAATCAATATCGTCCTTCCAACATTAGTTTCGCCTCATAACATCTTGTTTTCCCTTGGCACACACATAACAGTATATACATTTGTGACAACAACACTTGGCATAACATATATGGTGTCTACACTGGCCGTGGCCATCGCTTTCCAATTGCTATTCCCCAAATGGTTTATCTACTGGAAGTTACATTACCATAGATACGATAATGCGTTACTTTCTGGATGGGATCCTGCAAAACCCATTATAGATAGATAA
- a CDS encoding uncharacterized protein (CAGL0H05423g~Ortholog of S. cerevisiae : YPL077C and Saccharomyces cerevisiae S288C : YPL077C), which yields MDGIERVNSVRQHYNDDVPSFVIDNVSDIDTESAGTEPYLNAFDNKDHNNTEFETGRSDNFFNFNYNDNDNDIDNYNDNEIGNDNDVELDLVEDSKDNFMMMVPRTLPTSGISEHLWQKRIRANPSDGAQTLEPPSGPVDLLSSADTSQRLKWAGAGPGPNALTMTTSLLNGEKLLRAATYPETEQEQKQARRLHELETPRLVVPPNVDSQERLWQEVGELEQIKSFARQVNMFESMFPHGFESNLNELRKLQNGLVHELRNYNAELEEQERKEIAKQAAASILTFTPPASIHSTDTALLNHSSSDIRLGGFSGANLKAEKYLRQLFEKITDMG from the coding sequence ATGGATGGTATAGAGAGAGTAAACTCAGTGAGACAACACTATAACGATGATGTACCGTCCTTCGTTATCGATAATGTATCCGACATTGATACTGAATCTGCAGGAACAGAGCCATATCTAAATGCATTTGATAACAAAGATCACAACAACACAGAATTTGAAACTGGCCGCAGTGAtaacttcttcaattttaacTACAATGATAACGACAACGACATCGATAACTataatgacaatgaaattggtaatgataatgatgtTGAGCTAGACCTAGTGGAGGATAGTAAGGATAACTTTATGATGATGGTACCGCGCACGCTTCCAACATCGGGCATATCAGAGCATCTGTGGCAGAAACGCATACGAGCCAATCCAAGTGATGGTGCGCAAACGCTAGAACCACCCTCGGGGCCTGTTGATCTCCTATCTAGTGCGGACACTTCACAAAGACTGAAATGGGCGGGTGCAGGTCCGGGACCCAATGCACTTACTATGACCACCTCTTTACTCAATGGTGAGAAATTGCTGCGGGCAGCAACATACCCTGAGACGGAACAAGAGCAGAAGCAAGCTCGGCGCTTGCATGAGTTAGAGACACCTAGGCTAGTTGTTCCACCCAACGTTGACAGCCAGGAGCGTTTGTGGCAAGAGGTTGGTGAGTTAGAACAAATCAAAAGTTTTGCTAGACAAGTGAACATGTTTGAAAGCATGTTCCCACACGGGTTCGAGAGTAACCTGAACGAGCTTCGCAAGTTACAGAACGGGCTTGTGCATGAGCTAAGAAATTATAATGCAGAActagaagaacaagagcGGAAAGAAATTGCTAAGCAAGCAGCTGCTTCTATCTTAACTTTCACACCGCCAGCATCAATCCATAGTACCGACACTGCACTACTTAACCACAGCAGCAGCGACATCAGACTTGGTGGTTTCAGCGGCGCCAACCTCAAAGCGGAGAAGTACTTGCGCCAGCTGTTCGAGAAGATCACAGATATGGGCTAA